The nucleotide window CTTCCCTTTCTTCAGGCAAAACATCTTTTTGAAGGAAACTCTCATAAGAATTTCGTTGCATGCCTATCAAATCAGGAATATCAATTATTTTTCTTCTGCTGCCAAACTCTTTTCTAATACGCTTATTTGTCAAAAGACTACCGGTCATGATATCTCCCAGTGTGAGTTTTTCCAACCGTAAAAGCGGAGACATGGCACTATTGCCTTGCCCCCGCATAAATTTTATGCAGCTTAAATCTTTGTAAGCTAACTTATTTCATAAAACTATTTTACAGAAACCTGAGCCCCGGCTCCTTCTAATTGTTCTTTAATTTTATCAGCTTCTTCTTTTGGAATTCCTTCTTTAATTGCTTTAGGCGCTTCTTCCACTAAAGCTTTGGCTTCTTTAAGACCAAGCCCTGTAATCGCTCTTACTTCTTTGATAACGTTAATTTTTTTATCGCCAAAGGTCTCAAGGATAACGTCAAATTCGGTCTGTTCTTCTGCCGCAGCACCTGCATCGCCAACAGCAGGCATTGCACCGCCTGCAAATGCCATGGGGGCGGCAGCAGTTACACCAAATTTATCTTCAAGCTCTGTCACAAGCTCGGAAAGTTCAAGAACACTCATGCTGGATATGAATTCAATTACATCTTCTTTTGTAGTATCGGCCATTTTTTTTCTCCTAAATAAAACTGTATGGAATGTCTTTTTCTAAAATTTTATATATGCTTGCTTATGCAGCTTCTTTTTGATCTTTAATAGCATTGAGAACATTAACAAAAGATCGTGGAACAGCGGAAAGAACATTGACGATTGAGGTTGGAACCGCATTAAGCGTATAAACCAGCTTACCGAGAAGCTCTTCTCTGGATGGCATTTTCGCCAGTTGTTTTATCTCTTCAGAATTGAGAAGCTTTCCTGCTAATGCACCTGCTTTAATTTCAAGCTTATCGTTATCTTTGGCAAAATCAACCAGAATCCTTGCCGGAGCAACCGGATCATCTTGTGATAAAACAATGGCATTGGGACCTTTGTAAAAATCTTTCATCAAGGCTGCATCCGTACCTTCAGATGCCCTTTTCAACAAAGTATTTTTTACAACTTCAATTCGAACACCCTCATTTCTGAGACGCAAACGAAGATCCGTCATTTTCAATACATCCAAACCTTTATAGTCCACCAGTATTGAAATCTCAGATTCAGAAAATTCCTGGGATAGCCTTTTAACCTGTTCTTTTTTTTGGGAAATATTCAGCATTTTTATTACACCTCCTTCCATTAATAATATTTTTGACGAAGGTGCCAACTAAACCAAAACAAAATTTTATTATCTTCTGTCTCGGCAGGCCGGCAAATCCGATTATGCACTTTCAAAATACAAGCGCACCTACTGTCTATGACAGGGTTAAAAATCTATTTAAACAATCTATTTTACCAATAGGGGATCCACTTTTATACCAGGACCCATTGTCGAAGACACGCTGATTGTTTTCAAGTAAGTCCCTTTGCTGGCTGCAGGTTTCAGTGCTACCAACTTATCTATAAAGGCTTTGACGTTTTCAAGTAATTTTTGTGCCCCAAAAGAAACCTTTCCGACTGGTACATGAACGATACCGGCTTTTTCTACTCGAAATTCAATTTTACCTGCTTTTAACTCATTTATCGCTTTTTCAAGTTCAAAGGTAACCGTTCCTGTTTTAGCATTTGGCATCAGTCCGCGAGGCCCGAGTATACGACCTAACTTCCCAACAGCACCCATCATATCAGGAGTCGCAATGGCTTTATCAAAACCAAACCATCCGTCTTGAATCTTTTTTATGGTCTCATCATCCGCAATAAAATCAGCTCCTGCATCCAGTGCTTCTTTTTCCTTTTCACCTTTTGCAAAAACCAATACTTTTACTTCTTTACCAAGCCCGTTGGGCAATATGACAGTACCGCGAACCATTTGATCGGCATGCCGCGGATCAACGCCTAATCTTACGGCAACATCAACTGTTTCATCAAACTTTACATAGCTTGAAGAAACTGCCAGTTCCAAGGCATTTATTGGATCGTACTGGACCAGTCTATCGACCTTTTTAAGTGCTTCTGTATGTTTTTTACTCCGCTTTGGCATTTTTCATCACTCTTTTACTTAAAGTTAAACTACTTCTATCCCCATGCTTCTAGCTGTACCTGCAATAATTTTAACAGCTGCGTCAATGTCTGAGGCGTTTAAGTCTTCTTTTTTGGTTTCGGCAATTGCAATAAGCTGATCTTTGGTCACTTTTCCGACCTTATCCCGATTGGGTTCTCCCGATCCTTTTGCAATTTTTGCGGCAGCCAGCAACAATCTTGATGCTGGTGGCGTTTTGGTAATAAAGCTGAAAGACCTGTCCTGGTAAACCGTTATGACAACAGGAATAATAGATCCCGCATCATTGGCGGTTTTTGCATTAAAAGCTTTGCAAAAATCCATAATATTTACGCCATGCTGACCCAAGGCAGGACCGATGGGGGGAGATGGATTGGCTTTTCCTGCTTCAACCTGAAGCTTTATTTGTGTCATTACTTTTTTTGCCATTATTTTTAACTCCTGAAACTAACTATTTAACCATATTATATCTTGGTATTATATTTTGGTAACCTGTATAAAATTAAGTTCCACAGGGGTTGCACGTCCAAAAATACTGACCAGAACTTTAATTTTTTCCTTGTCAGGAGACACATCTTCCACAGTACCATTAAAATTTGAAAACGGTCCGTCAATAACCCTGACATCATCTCCAGGTTCAAAAAAGTATTTTGGTTGAGGCTTATTCTTACCTTGCTGCATCTTATCAACAATGCTTTGAGCCTCTTTGTCACTTATGGGTGCCGGCTTGTTTTTTCCACCCAGAAAACCAGTAACTTTTGCAGTGGAAGTTACAATATGCCATGTCTCATTATCCAGATGCATCCTGACCAAAATATACCCAGGATAAAATTTTCTCGAAGATTCTTTTTTCTTTCCATCTACAAGCTCAACAATATTTTCCGTCGGAATAAGAATCTCAGCAAATTTCTCAGGATGTTTGGAAGTTTCTATTTTTTCTTCCAAAGTAAGTTTTACTTTTTGCTCATGACCTGAATATACATGCACGACATACCATTTTAGAGACATGTTACTTCCCTTATTTTATGTCAGGACAACCTGAACGAGCTTAGAAAGGCCGAGATCAAAAAGCCCGAGAAACGCTGCAACAACAAAAACAAAAACAATCACAACAACGGTTGTACCGGTTGTCTGTTTTTTTGTCGGCCAAGTTACCTTTTTCAACTCAACCTTGACCTCCCTGAAAAATTCCATTGCCTTTTGGATAAAATTTGGCTCACCGACTTTAGCATCAGCCAAGTTTTTTTCCCGCTTTGCTTTCAAAGGGCTTGTCACAGTTGACGATTTTGAACTTGAAAATTTTGAAGACCCGGCAGATAAATCTGTCTGATTTTCCGTCACAGGCTTCTTCTTCTTTTCACTTAAAGCTTTCTTTTTCTGTAACCGTGACATAAAACTCCTAAGTCAACTTTGCCACCCGAGTCCTTTTAACCAAACATAGGGGCATAATTTAAAATATGGCAGGTCAGGAGGGGGTCGAACCCCCAACATCCAGATTTGGAGTCTGGCGCTCTACCAATTAGAGCTACTGACCTGCAAACTATTATTATTTAACCTTTGTCTCTTTATGCATCACATGCTTATTACAGAATTTACAGTATTTTTTAAACTCTATTTTATCAGGAGTTTTCCGCTTATTCTTAGTCGTTGTATAATTTCTTCTCTTGCACTCTGTACAAGCAAGAGCAATGATCACTCTGTCCATATCAACTCCTTAGGACTCTACTCTACAATTTCACCGATAACACCGGCGCCAACGGTACGTCCACCCTCTCTGATTGCAAAGCGGAGTTCTTTTTCCATTGCAATGGGATTAATCAATTCCACGTTAATAGTTGCATTATCCCCTGGCATGATCATTTCCACGCCTTCGTCAAGAGTCAAAACACCCGTAATATCTGTTGTTCTGAAAAAGAACTGGGGTCTGTAACCACTGAAAAACGGAGTATGACGACCACCTTCTTCTTTGCTCAATGCATACATTTCTGCTTTGAATTTCGTATGAGGAGTAATTGTTCCGGGTTTGGCCACAACCTGTCCTCTTTCGACCTGGTCACGTTTGGTTCCGCGAAGCAGAAGCCCGACATTATCGCCTGCCTGACCCTCATCCAGAAGTTTTCTGAACATTTCAACACCGGTACACACTGTTTTGGCAGTATCCCTGATACCGACAATTTCAACCTCTTCACCGGTTTTAATAATACCACGTTCAATTCTTCCGGTAACAACAGTTCCACGACCCGAAATACTGAATACATCCTCAATGGGCATCAGAAATGGTTTTGCGGTATCTCTTTCAGGCTCTGCAACATAAGAGTCAAGAACATCAAGAAGCTCAAAAATCGGTTTGGCAGCTTCATCATCCGCACTTTCCACTTCAAGCGCTTTAAGCGCACTGCCTCTGATAATCGGTGTTGTGTCGCCGGGAAATTCATAGGTATCAAGAAGCTCCTGAAGCTCCATTTCAACCAGCTCAATCAATTCTTCGTCATCCACCATGTCGCATTTGTTCAAAAACACAACAATCGAGGGAACACCTACCTGCCGGGCAAGAAGAATATGCTCTCTTGTCTGCGGCATTGGACCGTCATCAGCACTTACCACAAGAACCGCACCGTCCATCTGGGCTGCCCCTGTGATCATGTTCTTGATATAGTCAGCATGGCCGGGACAGTCCACATGTGCGTAGTGACGATTGGCTGTCTCGTATTCCACATGAGCTGTTGCTATTGTAATACCACGCTCTCTTTCCTCGGGCGCCTTGTCAATCTCATCAAACGGCACATATGTACCATGACCACCCATTGCTGCAAGTTTGGTGATCGCTGCTGTAAGCGTAGTCTTTCCATGGTCAATATGACCGATTGTTCCTATGTTCACATGCGGCTTGGTCCGCTCAAATTTTTCTTTAGCCATCCTAAATTAGCTCCTTCTGCCGTTGTTTTGGAGCCCATGACCAGAATCGAACTGGTGAACCTCTTCCTTACCAAGGAAGCGCTCTACCGACTGAGCTACATGGGCCCGAAAAGGCGATTCAAATTAATTAAATTTTAACTCAAACCATTATTCAAGTGAAGATCGAAAGAAGTGGAGCGGGAGACGAGATTCGAACTCGCGACATTCAGCTTGGAAGGCTGAAGCTCTACCAACTGAGCTACTCCCGCAAATAATGAACTAAAATAGCTAACCGTTATAATTAGCCATGTAGTAACGATCCACCAAAACAACGCTTTAAGATCTCCTACACAACATACTGGTGGTGGGGGGAGGATTTGAACCTCCGAAGGCTGAGCCGTCAGATTTACAGTCTGATCCCTTTGACCACTCGGGAACCCCACCATTTTTTTTGGAGCCGATACCCCGAATCGAACGGAGGACATTCTCATTACAAGTGAGATGCTCTACCAACTGAGCTATATCGGCTTACCTTAAATTTGCAACATTTTGTCACATCAAAAAGACCGGGAGATAATAGCAGAGCAACTCATGATAATCAACTCTTGATTTACAGAATTTTACGGGTATATTAGCCTAAAAAACGGCCTTAATATCAAATTAAATCCTTTTTGCTTCTAATTTCTAAGCATACCTTCTGATTTGATAAAATCATCTATTTGTTAACCCTACTGAGTAAAAAAAACTGTTTAAAATACAGGGATACACCCATTGGATAAATAATTCATATATCCTTGACATCCTCTTATTAATTTTATAATTAGGGCAAATTAAAAATCATTGTAAAAATCGAGGAGACAAATGGCTCAGCAGACAAAACTTGCTCTAATATTGATTATTCTTTGGATCACGGCAGGTTGTCAATATACGCACAATAAAAATAGCTCCTCAGATATTCTAAAAAGAATCAATGAGCCTGAAAAATCAATTGTAAACAATACTACTTTAAACGACACTAAATTGATTAAACACTCCCTTGAAAAATCAAGTGAATCCAAATTAAACTGCACCACCTCGAATTCTTGTTTACAAAATCAGGCTAAAACCAAAACTGATCCAAATGAATCAGATCTTGAAAAAGAATCCGATCTCTCAGCCCAGGAAAAAATTGACCAGGCGCTGGATCTTTGTAATTATGCCCAGCAGATGTGGGAAAAAGGCAAATTGGAAGAAGCACTGACCAACCTTGATTCGGCTTATTATTCCATACTTGAAATTGATCCGGACATTTATCCCGAATTCAATCAGCAAAAAGAAGATATCAGATTCCTTATATCCAAAAGGATTCTTGAAATTTACGCATCCCGCCAAATTGTAGTTAACGGTCAACACGATGAGATACCCATCACCCTGAATACGCATGTAAAAAAAGAGATAAAAAGGCTGACAGGGCCTGAAAAAAAATTCTTTATCCAGTCGCTTGAACGGGCACAACGGTATAGGCCGTTTATTGTTTCCGAATTAAAAAAAGCAGGATTACCAGAAGATCTTTCCTGGCTCCCTTTAATTGAAAGCGGCTTTAAGATCAGGGCATTATCCCCTGCAAGAGCCCTTGGTTTATGGCAATTCATCCCTTCGACCGGATACAAATTCGGATTAAACCGCAATTATTATATTGACGAACGCTTAGACCCTGAAAAAGCAACCAGAGCAGCCATTGCTTATTTAAGAGAGCTTCATAATCTTTTTGGGGACTGGACAACCGCACTTGCTGCATATAATTGCGGAGAATCAAGGGTCTTAAGAATCATTAGAAAACAAAGTATAAATTACCTTGATAATTTCTGGGATCTTTACCAGAATCTGCCAAGGGAAACATCACGATATGTTCCTAGATTTTTAGCCACACTTCACATTGTTAATAATCTTGACAAATACAATATCAAAATTGACACCCCCTCAAAGCCTTTTGATTTTCAAGTATGTGAGATCAAAAAACAGGTCAGACTTAAAGATATTGCCAAAAAAATAGGAATGGATACGGCAACTTTAAAAGAGCTTAATCCTGAACTTAGATACGCACTGTTGCCTCCAGAACCTTATATGTTAAAAATACCGAAAGAAAAAGCCCAATTATTTCTTTCAACAATTGATGAATTAAAAACAACGGGTACCCCTCCTCCAATGTATGTATTTCACCGCGTTAGAAGGGGTGAAACATTATCAGGCATTGCTAACAAATATAAAACATCAGTCCGTGCCATATCGATTGCCAACAACATCCATAAAACTCACAAAATATTTGCCGGCAAGGTACTAAAAATACCCGGCAGTACCAATAGTTCAATTGCCAGTATTGCTACAGCTACTCAGTTGAAACCCGGACAAACGATTACATACACGGTCCGGCGCGGAGACAATCTTTGGAATATTGCCAGGAAATTCGGTACGACCACAAAAAATATAATGACGACAAATCGGTTATCCTGCACTAACTTGAACATTGGTCAAACCCTTTATATTACTTCCAAAAAACAATTAATTCTTGCGAAATCAGATAGTTCAAAAAAAAGCAGCTCTCAACACAACAAGACTTTTGCATACCGGGTAAAATCAGGTGACAGCCCTTTCTCAATTGCAAAAAAATATAAAATGGATTTAAATCGACTTCTGGCCTTGAATCATTTGAATAAAAGAAGTAAGATCTTTCCCGGTCAAAAATTAATTATCGAATAATTTATGCCCCCGTAGCTCAGTGGATAGAGCATAGGATTCCTAATCCTTGAGCGCAGGTTCGATTCCTGCCGGGGGCACCACACATATGCAGCCCTTATGAAAAAACACCCTTCAGAACCAGCACCCAGAACCCAGAACCCAGAACCCAGCAATCAACACCCAATTACCAACACTCAGAACCCAGAACTCTTTAAACCTGAACTGTTGGCACCTGCAGGTAATTTTGAAAAACTGGAAATCGCCATTCACTATGGTGCCGATGCAGTATACCTGGCAGGTAAAGATTTCAGCCTGAGAAATTTCTCAGGAAACTTTACAGATACTCAACTGTTTGATGCAGTTACCCTTGCTCATCAGCACAATGTAAAAGTATACCTTGCCTGCAACATCTACTCAAGAAATCATGAACAAAAACAGCTTGAAGCCTTTTTAAGCAAAACAGGCCGGATAGGTCCTGATGCCATTATTATATCTGATCCTGGAATCATTTATCTGGCAAAAAAAATTATTCCAAATATTGACATTCACCTAAGCACCCAGGCCAATACAACCAACCTGAATGCTGCCATGTTCTGGCAGGAAATGGGCATAAAAAGGGTTAACCTTGCAAGGGAATTGTCCATAAATGAGATAAAACAAATCAGTTCAGATTGTAAAATAGAAACAGAAACATTTGTTCACGGTGCCATGTGTGTATCCTATTCAGGCCGATGCCTGCTCAGTAGTTTTTTAAGCGGCAGGGATAGCAACAGGGGGCTTTGCAGTCATCCCTGCCGATGGAAATACTCGGTGGTGGAAGAACTTCGACCCAACGAATATCATTCTCTTATGGAAGATGACAGGGGTTCATATATATTCAACTCGAAAGATCTGTGCATGATCAAGCATATTCCTGATCTTATTGATGCCAATATAACCTCGTTAAAGATAGAAGGCCGAATGAAGGGCATCAACTATCTTGCTTCTGTTGTTAAAACATACAGGAACGCTATTGATGCCTATTTTGATAAACCAGACACATATGAAACCAACCCGGAATGGTTAGCCGAGCTTTATCAGGTGTTTCACAGGGAATACTGTACCGGCTTTTATTTTAATAAACCTGATGAACAATTGCCTAATTATAAAAATATTCATCAAGGCAAAATCCATAGTTTTATCGGAAAAATTATTAATTGCACAAAAAAAATGCAAAATCAGGATCACACGAAAAACAACAGCCACATAACAAAACAAGAATACACGATTGGTATTAGAAACAAACTCAGTGTCGGTGATATGATTGAAGTACTTTCGCCAACAGGAAGTCCAAAAAGAACAAAAATTGAAACAATCCTTGATATAAATAAAAATTGCATTGAAAGTGCCCAGCCAAATACAATCGCTATTCTTAAGCTTGAAATGCAATGCCGACCCAATGATATTGTTCGAAAAATATAAAATAGATCCATTTTTCTTTGTCAATTATCCGCTTTTAGTCAGCAGTTACAACCATTTCCATCATAAAATTTGTCACAGAATTTTGACAAATAAAGACCTTCATAAAG belongs to Desulfobacula toluolica Tol2 and includes:
- the rplA gene encoding 50S ribosomal protein L1, which gives rise to MPKRSKKHTEALKKVDRLVQYDPINALELAVSSSYVKFDETVDVAVRLGVDPRHADQMVRGTVILPNGLGKEVKVLVFAKGEKEKEALDAGADFIADDETIKKIQDGWFGFDKAIATPDMMGAVGKLGRILGPRGLMPNAKTGTVTFELEKAINELKAGKIEFRVEKAGIVHVPVGKVSFGAQKLLENVKAFIDKLVALKPAASKGTYLKTISVSSTMGPGIKVDPLLVK
- the tuf gene encoding elongation factor Tu, whose protein sequence is MAKEKFERTKPHVNIGTIGHIDHGKTTLTAAITKLAAMGGHGTYVPFDEIDKAPEERERGITIATAHVEYETANRHYAHVDCPGHADYIKNMITGAAQMDGAVLVVSADDGPMPQTREHILLARQVGVPSIVVFLNKCDMVDDEELIELVEMELQELLDTYEFPGDTTPIIRGSALKALEVESADDEAAKPIFELLDVLDSYVAEPERDTAKPFLMPIEDVFSISGRGTVVTGRIERGIIKTGEEVEIVGIRDTAKTVCTGVEMFRKLLDEGQAGDNVGLLLRGTKRDQVERGQVVAKPGTITPHTKFKAEMYALSKEEGGRHTPFFSGYRPQFFFRTTDITGVLTLDEGVEMIMPGDNATINVELINPIAMEKELRFAIREGGRTVGAGVIGEIVE
- the rpmG gene encoding 50S ribosomal protein L33, which gives rise to MDRVIIALACTECKRRNYTTTKNKRKTPDKIEFKKYCKFCNKHVMHKETKVK
- the rplL gene encoding 50S ribosomal protein L7/L12, with the translated sequence MADTTKEDVIEFISSMSVLELSELVTELEDKFGVTAAAPMAFAGGAMPAVGDAGAAAEEQTEFDVILETFGDKKINVIKEVRAITGLGLKEAKALVEEAPKAIKEGIPKEEADKIKEQLEGAGAQVSVK
- the rplJ gene encoding 50S ribosomal protein L10, whose amino-acid sequence is MLNISQKKEQVKRLSQEFSESEISILVDYKGLDVLKMTDLRLRLRNEGVRIEVVKNTLLKRASEGTDAALMKDFYKGPNAIVLSQDDPVAPARILVDFAKDNDKLEIKAGALAGKLLNSEEIKQLAKMPSREELLGKLVYTLNAVPTSIVNVLSAVPRSFVNVLNAIKDQKEAA
- the nusG gene encoding transcription termination/antitermination protein NusG produces the protein MSLKWYVVHVYSGHEQKVKLTLEEKIETSKHPEKFAEILIPTENIVELVDGKKKESSRKFYPGYILVRMHLDNETWHIVTSTAKVTGFLGGKNKPAPISDKEAQSIVDKMQQGKNKPQPKYFFEPGDDVRVIDGPFSNFNGTVEDVSPDKEKIKVLVSIFGRATPVELNFIQVTKI
- the rplK gene encoding 50S ribosomal protein L11, which translates into the protein MAKKVMTQIKLQVEAGKANPSPPIGPALGQHGVNIMDFCKAFNAKTANDAGSIIPVVITVYQDRSFSFITKTPPASRLLLAAAKIAKGSGEPNRDKVGKVTKDQLIAIAETKKEDLNASDIDAAVKIIAGTARSMGIEVV
- a CDS encoding peptidase U32 family protein; translation: MKKHPSEPAPRTQNPEPSNQHPITNTQNPELFKPELLAPAGNFEKLEIAIHYGADAVYLAGKDFSLRNFSGNFTDTQLFDAVTLAHQHNVKVYLACNIYSRNHEQKQLEAFLSKTGRIGPDAIIISDPGIIYLAKKIIPNIDIHLSTQANTTNLNAAMFWQEMGIKRVNLARELSINEIKQISSDCKIETETFVHGAMCVSYSGRCLLSSFLSGRDSNRGLCSHPCRWKYSVVEELRPNEYHSLMEDDRGSYIFNSKDLCMIKHIPDLIDANITSLKIEGRMKGINYLASVVKTYRNAIDAYFDKPDTYETNPEWLAELYQVFHREYCTGFYFNKPDEQLPNYKNIHQGKIHSFIGKIINCTKKMQNQDHTKNNSHITKQEYTIGIRNKLSVGDMIEVLSPTGSPKRTKIETILDINKNCIESAQPNTIAILKLEMQCRPNDIVRKI
- a CDS encoding LysM peptidoglycan-binding domain-containing protein; protein product: MAQQTKLALILIILWITAGCQYTHNKNSSSDILKRINEPEKSIVNNTTLNDTKLIKHSLEKSSESKLNCTTSNSCLQNQAKTKTDPNESDLEKESDLSAQEKIDQALDLCNYAQQMWEKGKLEEALTNLDSAYYSILEIDPDIYPEFNQQKEDIRFLISKRILEIYASRQIVVNGQHDEIPITLNTHVKKEIKRLTGPEKKFFIQSLERAQRYRPFIVSELKKAGLPEDLSWLPLIESGFKIRALSPARALGLWQFIPSTGYKFGLNRNYYIDERLDPEKATRAAIAYLRELHNLFGDWTTALAAYNCGESRVLRIIRKQSINYLDNFWDLYQNLPRETSRYVPRFLATLHIVNNLDKYNIKIDTPSKPFDFQVCEIKKQVRLKDIAKKIGMDTATLKELNPELRYALLPPEPYMLKIPKEKAQLFLSTIDELKTTGTPPPMYVFHRVRRGETLSGIANKYKTSVRAISIANNIHKTHKIFAGKVLKIPGSTNSSIASIATATQLKPGQTITYTVRRGDNLWNIARKFGTTTKNIMTTNRLSCTNLNIGQTLYITSKKQLILAKSDSSKKSSSQHNKTFAYRVKSGDSPFSIAKKYKMDLNRLLALNHLNKRSKIFPGQKLIIE
- the secE gene encoding preprotein translocase subunit SecE, with amino-acid sequence MSRLQKKKALSEKKKKPVTENQTDLSAGSSKFSSSKSSTVTSPLKAKREKNLADAKVGEPNFIQKAMEFFREVKVELKKVTWPTKKQTTGTTVVVIVFVFVVAAFLGLFDLGLSKLVQVVLT